The Caulobacter sp. 73W region GAGGACGACCGCCGCGAATGCCTGGGCGCCGGCATGGACGATTTCCTGGTCAAGCCGATCAGCGCCGACGCCATGCGCTCGGTCCTGTCGCGATGCGTCGCGGGCGGCTGGACGCAGGACCCGGCTCGCGCCAAGTTCGCCTCCTGACGCGGAGGGCCCATCGCCCTCCAGCCGGGGGAAGCGATGAGCGAGACGACCCAGACCAAACCCAAGCGCAGCCTGCTGCAGGCGCTGGCCATCTATCGCGAGCGGCGCAGCCTGGTGATGCTGGGCCTCGGGTTCGCGGCGGGCCTGCCGTACATGCTGATCTTCGACACCCTGTCGGTTTGGCTGCGCAACTCCGGCCTGTCGCTGGCGGTGATCGGCTTCTTCAGCCTGGCCACCCTGTCCTTCTCGTTCAAGTTCCTGTGGGCGCCGCTGATCGACCGGGCGACCATCCCCGGCCTGACCCGGCTTCTGGGCCATCGCCGATCCTGGATGCTGGTCTGCCAGCTTCTGATCATGCTGGGCCTGTGGCTGGTCTCGGGCCTCGACCCCGCGCGCAATCTCGGCCTGATGGCGATCGTCGCCGTGGCAGTGGGCTTCTTCACCGCCACCCATGACATCGTCATCGACGCCTGGCGCATCGAAGTGGCGGGCGAAGAAGGCCAGGGCCCCCTGGCGGCGGCGGTCCAGTGGGGCTTCCGGGGCGCCATGGTGGCCGCCGGCGCCGTGCCGCTGTTGCTGGCGGAAAGCTTCGGCTGGAACATCTCCTACGCCATCATGTCGGCGGTGATGGTGGTCGGCGTCATCGCCACCCTGGCCGCCCCGCGTGAGGCGGCGCACGATATCCGGCCGATCCCCACCGGCGATGTGAAGCAGTCCGGCGCGCTCCAGGCCCTGGAATGGATCCTGCGCCTGGCCGTTCTGCTGGTCGGCGCCCTGCTGCTGGGCTCCGGCCTGGCGGGCGACGCCAGCCTGCTGTCGCAAGTGGCGGGCGGCGAGACGCTGGCCGACGCCTGGACCGATAAGCAGTCCGGCGTCTGGCTGCAGCTGGGCGGGGTGGCCGCCGGCCTGCTGATCGTGGTGGCCGCCGCGTGGCCGGTCCCCAAGGTGCGCACCAAGCCGGGGGTCTATCTGTCCACCGCGCTGGGCGCGCCGCTGGGCGAGTTCATGCGCCGCTACAAGGGCGTCGCCGGCCTGATCCTGGCGACCATCTGCCTGTACCGGGTGGCCGACTTCGTCCTCAACATCATGAACCCGTTCTACCGGGACCTGGGCTTCACCCTCACCGAGATCGCCGAGGTGCGGAAGGTGTTCGGCATCATCGCCTCCATGCTGGGCGTGGCCCTGGGCGGCCTGCTGGTGGCGCGGCTGAGCATCATGCGGGTGCTGGTCATCGGCGCCTTCGCCGGGCCGATCAGCAACCTGATCTTCATCTGGCTGGCGGCGCAGGGCCATTCGATCCCGGCCCTGTTCATCGCCATCTGCCTGGACAACCTGGCGGGCGGCGTCGCGGGCACGGCCCTGATCGTCTACATGTCGAGCCTGACCACCACCGGCTTCACCGCCACCCAGTACGCCATGTTCACCTCGCTCTACGCCCTGCCCGGCAAGCTGATCGCCTCACAGTCGGGACGGCTGGTGGAGTGGGCGGCCAGGACTGCCGAGGCCGGCGGGCCGCTGGGCGCGCTGAAGGGCATGTTCGCCGGCCTGACCCCGGAAAGCTACGTGGCCGCCGGCGCCAAGCTGGGCGTCAGCCCCGCCGCCATGGGCGTCGGCTACAGCGTGTTCTTCATCTATTCGGCGCTGATCGGGGTGGTGGCCATCGGGCTTTGCCTGGCTGTGGCGGCCAAGCAGCCCAAGGCTATCGGGGCCTAGTTGGCCTGAATCTAGTTCGCCAGGCAGACCACCTGGGCCACGCGCAGATCGCGGCGCAAGCTGTCAGCCACGCGACCATAGTTGTCGACGGTGATCGGCTCGCCCATGGCCAAGCCGCCACGACGGCCGCCGGCCAGCTTCAGGCTTTCCACCACCGTCTCGGGCGCCGTGGTGTAGATGCGGCCGCGACGGGGCGCCTCGGCCACGGTCACGCCGATGACCCGGCCGGCGTTGTCGAGCGCGGGGGCGCCGGACAGGCCCGCCAGCGTGCCCTTGAGCGTGTCGGTGCGCCCGACCTCGGCCCAGACCAGAACCGGCTCGGTCCGCGCTCCGCGACCACGGACCACCAGCCGCTCCCGCCCCAGCAGACGCGACGCCGCCTCGCCGGGCTGACCCTGCGGGAAACCGGGATGGAACGCGCGGTCGCCCCGGCGCAGAGGCCGGTCCAGACCCAGCGGCAGGGCGCCGGAGCCGCCTTCGGTCTGTAGGACGGCCACGTCGGCCTTCGGGTCGATGCGCACCCGGGCGGCGACGCCGCGACCGTCGGCGACGACAATGGCGGCCTGGCGGCAGCCGTCGACCACGTGACGGGCGGTCAGCCAGGCGCCGCTGTCATCAACCGAGAAGGCGGTGCCCGATCCTTGCTGCGGGGCGAAGGGGGCGTCGACCACGATTTCCGGGTCGAAGGGGGAGGCCGGGCCCAGCGGGACGCCTTCCTCGCCCGCCACGGGTGGCGGGGGCGGAGGCGCGTCGGCGCGCTCCTGTCGGCCGACGGCGGCGATCAGCAGCGCGCAGACCACCGCGGCATAGACCAGCCAGTCGGGAAGACGAGGGAAGTGCATGGGCGGCGCGGGCCGCTCAGCCCGCCACGGCGGCGGCGAGGATCAGGGCGGTGGCGATCTTGGCCCCGACCAGCAGGGCGGCGGCGGCCACCTCGCCCTCCTGGATCCGCTGGGGCAGGCCCTTGAGGATCATGTCGGTGACGCGGAAGACGAAGAGCTGGACCATGGTCGTCGCCGCTCCCCAGATCGCGATATCAATCAGCGAGGTGGAGGCGCGCAAGGACACGGCCAGGGGGATCGCCAGGCCGACCATCACCCCGCCCAGCGACAGGGCGGCGGCGGCGTTGCCCTCGCGGATCAGCTTCACTTCCCGGTGCGGGGTCAGCAGGGCGTAGAGCACCGTGCCGAGCAGCAGGATGACGATCGTCGTCCCCGCGTGCAGCAGGGTGGTCGGAAAGCCCGTGGCGAAGGCCTGGATCTCAGGCGACTGAAGTTCTGGCGGCATGAACGCGACAATCCCCGAACGACGCTGACCGCACCGTTAACATGGCGGCGCTTCGAAGCGATGACGCAAATTATTCAGCCGCGACGACGGTCTCTTCAACCGCCTTGCGGCGGGCGCTGGCGCGAATCTTCTCGCTTTCGGACTTCAGCTGGCCGCAGGCGGCCAGGATGTCCCGTCCGCGCGGCGTGCGGATCGGCGAGGCGTAGCCGGCGCGGTTGATGACGGCGGCGAACTTCTCGATCGTTCCCCAGTCCGAGCATTCGTACGGGCTGTTGGGCCACGGATTGAACGGGATCAGGTTGATCTTGGCCGGCACGCCCTTGAGCAGCTGGACCAGGGCCTTGGCCTCGGCCGGACTGTCGTTGACGCCCTTGAGCATCACGTACTCGAAGGTCACGCGGCGGGCGTTGGAGATGCCCGGATAGGCGCGGATGCCGTCCATCAGCTCCTTGATCGGGTACTTCTTGTTCAGCGGCACCAGCTTGTCGCGCAGCTCGTCGTTGGTGGCGTGCAGGCTGATGGCCAGCATCGCGCCGGTCTGGTCGCCCAAGGCGGTCAGCTGCGGAATCACGCCGGAGGTCGACACGGTGATCCGGCGGCGCGAGATGGCGATGCCCTCGTCGTCGCTGATGATGTCGATGGCGGCGGCCACGGCGTCCAGATTGTAGAGCGGCTCGCCCATGCCCATGAAGACGATGTTGGACAAGCGGCGCTCCTCGCGGTCGCTCGGCCATTCCTCCAGGTCGTCCTTGGCCACCTGCACCTGGGCGACGATCTCGGCCGCGGTGAGGTTGCGCACCAGGGGCTGGGTGCCCGTGTGGCAGAAGGTGCAGTTGAGGGTGCAGCCCACCTGGCTGGAGACGCACAGCGCGCCGGCCCGACCCACGTCGGGGATGTAGACGGTCTCGACCTCGATCCCCGGAGCCATGCGGATCAGCCACTTGCGGGTGCCGTCCTTGGACACCTGACGCTCCACCACCTCGGGACGGGAGATCACGAAACGCTCGGCCAGGGCGGCGCGCAGGTCTTTTGCCACGTCGCTCATCTGGGCGAAGTCGGTGACCCCGCGATGGTGCATCCAGCGCCACAGCTGGGTGGTCCGCATGCGCGCCTTGGCCGGCTCGACCACGCCGCTGTCGACCAGGGCGGCCGTCAGCTCCGCCCGGGTGAGGCCGGACAGGTTTTGCGGAAGCGAGGGCGCATCGGCGCGCGCCGGTCGGGCGAGGTCGAGGGTGACGGTCACGGGAAAATCCAGATTGAGGGCCGGCTTATAGCAGATGGGCGTTAATCCCGCAAAAACAGGCCCCTGCGACGATCAGAACGCCGCCGCGCTGATCGTTCCGTCAGCGGTCAAGGTGGCGCGCTTCAGGCCCTGCGAGTGGAACGGCGTGGCCACCGAGCCGTCGGCGCCCACGGCGATCAGGCCGCCGTCGCCGCCCAGGGCCGCCAGTTCGCCGATCACCGCCTTGGACGCCTCTTCCAGGCTCTGGCCCGAAAAACGCATACGAAAGCCGATCTGCGCGGCCGCGGCCAGGCGGATGAAATACTCCCCCTGACCGGTGCAGGAGACGGCCACATTGCCGTCGGCCCAGGCCCCGGCGGCGGGGATCGGGCTGTCGCCCACCCGACCGGGCATCTTGTTGAACACCCCGGCGGTGGAGGTGGCGGCGGCCAGGCGGCCCTCCCCGTCGCGCACCACGCAGCCCACCGTGCCGTGGGCCAGGGCGCCGGGGGCGTGGTTGGCCTCGAACTGGCCGGCATGGGTGAACCACGCCTTGGGATCGTCGATGGCCTCGAGGCCCTGCTCTGCGGCGAACAGCCCGGCGCCGGACCCGGCCAGCATGACGTGGGGCGTGCGCTCCATCACCGCGCGGGCGGCGGTGATCGGGCTCTTGAAGCCCTGCAGCGCCGCCACCGAGCCGGCCTTGCCGCTCAGCCCGTCCATGATGCAGGCGTCGAGTTCGTATTCACCCGCCAGATTGGGAGAGGCGCCGCGGCCGGCGACGTAGAGGCCCGAGGCCTCCAGCGCGACCACCGTCCTCGTGGCCACGTCCAGGGCCGTGTCCCCGGCGCGCAGAGCGTCGCGGGCTTCCTCGACCAGACCCTTCATGTGCGCGATCTCGCGATCGTAGCTTCGCCCCGGCTTGGCGCCCGCGCCGCCGTGCAGCGCCAGACTCAAACATTTGTTCGACATTGGCCTTCCTTCCCTTGGGTCCGGTGCGATAGCGTCCCTTTCGAACAAAAAGAAGTCGGAGACGCGATCATGAAGGCGGTGCTGAGCCAATCGGTGGGCGGACCGGAGACGCTAAAGCTGGAGGAAATGCCTGATCCGACCCCGGGCGCGGGCCAGGTGGTGCTGGATGTGAAGGCTTGCGGCGTCAACTATCCGGACGTCCTGATTATCCAGGACATGTACCAGTTCAAGCCGCAGCGGCCCTTCGCCCCCGGCGGCGAGGTGTCGGGCGTGGTCAGCGCGGTGGGCGACGGCGTGTCGCACCTGAAGGTCGGCGACCGGGTCCTGGCCAGCACCGGCTGGGGCGGCATGGCCGAGAAGCTGGCGGTGGACGCGGCGCGGGTCGTGCCGATCCCCGACGCCATGCCCTTCGACGAGGCGGCTGCCTTCCTGATGACCTACGGCACCTCCTATTACGGGTTGAAGGACCGGGGCCACATCAAGCCCGGCGAGACCCTGCTGGTCCTGGGCGCCGCCGGCGGCGTCGGCCTGGCGGCGGTGGAGCTGGGCAAGGCCATGGGCGCCAAGGTGATCGCCGCCGCCTCCAGCCAGGAGAAGGTGGATCTGGCCATATCGCGCGGCGCCGACAGCGGCGTGGTCTATCCGACCGGCCCCTTCGACAAGGACGGTCAGAAGGCCCTCGCCCAGCTGTTCAAGGACGCCTGCGGCCCCAACGGCTGGGACGTGGCCTATGACGCAGTGGGCGGCGACTATGCCGAGGCGGTGATCCGCGCCAGCGGCTGGAACGGCCGCTTCTTGGTCATCGGCTTCCCGGCCGGCATCCCCAAGGTGCCGCTGAACCTGACCCTGCTGAAGTCCTGCGACATCGTCGGGGTGTTCTGGGGCGCGGCGGTGGCCCGCGATCCCAAGGGCCACGCCCAGAACGTCAAGGAGCTGATGGCTCTCTACGCCGACGGGAAGATCAAGCCGCACGTGTCGGAGACTTTCCCCCTCGCCCGCGCGGGCGAGGCCATCGCCCACCTCGCCAGCCGCAAGGCCATGGGCAAGGTGGTCGTCGTCACCGGCTAAGCATTGATAGGCGAGGCCGCGTCAGACGGCCCGCCCGCACCCATCGCCAAAGGGAGGAAACCATGGCGGGACGTCTGGACGGCAAGGTCGCCGTCATCACCGGCGGCTGCTCGGGCATCGGCCTGGGCACGGTCGAACTGTTCGTGGCCGAAGGGGCGAAGGTCATCGCCGCCGACCTGCAGGACCAAAAGGGCGCCATGCTGGAAAGTCGGTTCCCCGAGGCGGTCCGCTACATCCATTGCGACGTGACCAAGGAGAAGGAGGTCGCCGCGGCGATCGCCCTGTCCAAGACCGAGTTCGGCGGCCTGGACATCCTGTTCAACAACGCCGGCCACGGCGGCTGCCCCACCGGCGTGCAGGAGATGGACATCCCCGCCTGGGACGACACCTACGCGGTGCTGCTGCGCGGGCCGGCCATCGGCATGCACTACGCCGTGCCCCTGATGCTGGAGCGGGGCGGCGGGTCGATCATCAACACCGCCTCCATCGCCGGGCTGCAGGCGGGCTTTGGCCCCATCTGCTACTCGACCATGAAGTCGGCGGTGATCCATCTGAGCCGCACGGCGGCGGCGGAGCTGTCGCCGCAGAAGATCCGGGTCAACGCCATCTGCCCCGGCCTGATCGCCACCTCGATCTTCGGGGCGTCGGTGGGCCTGCCGCGCGACGTGGCCGACCAGATGGCGGCGCGGGTGGTGGAGATCGGACCCAGGATCCAGCCGATCCCCAAGGCGGGCCTGCCGGAGGACATCGCCAAGGCGGTGCTGTTCCTGGCAAGCGACGACAGCATCTTCGTCACGGGCACGCACCTGGTGGTCGACGGCGGCATCACCATCGGCGGGCGTCAGAGCTGGGACAAGAACGCGCCCTCGCCCCTGCTGGCGGCGATGGGCATGACGGCGGAGCAGGCCGAAGAGATGCGCAAGGCCGCGAAAGCGCGGGAAGCAGCGGGCTGACCGCTGAGAAGTCATCCGGGCGGAGCCATGAGCCCCGCCCGGACGATCAGCGGCTTAGAAGCGCTTCGTCACCTGGACGCCGTAGGTCCGGGGTTCGTTGACGAAGGCCGTCAGGTTGTTGAAGTCGATGGCGCCGATGACGTTTTCCTCATCGGTGATGTTGCGGGCGTAGACCGCCGCCTCGATGCCGCGAGCCGCATCACGCCAGCCGGCGCGGACGCCGCCTTCGAAGGCCGTGTCCTGCATGAACTCAACCAACTCGTAGAGGAACAGGTTGAAGTCCTTTTGCATGACCCAATCGGTCGAGGCGAACAGCTCCGAACCGTTGCCCAGGGCGTGGACGTAGTTCAGCGTGATGTTGGCCGTGTACTTCGGGGCCTGCGGGAACGGGTTGCCGTTGATGTTGGCGCGACGGGTCGTGCCGACGTTCACGATCGGGTCGGTGACGGTGCAGTTGGCGCCGCAGAAGGCCACCAGCAGGTCGGTGTCCTTGATCTCGGTGTGGTTCCAGGCGAAGCCGCCGGCCACGCTGAAGCCGGCGCCGAGATAGACGTCGCCGTCCAGTTCGATGCCGTAGCCCTCGCCCTTGTCGGCGTTGATCAGCTGGTTGAAGTTGCCCTCGCCGCCGATTGCGGTGAACTGCGGGTCGGAGACCTCGTAGTAGTAGGCCGTGGCGTTGAAGCGCGCGCGGCCGTCCCACAGACGGGCCTTCAGGCCGGTTTCATAAGACATCACCGTCTCGGAATCCGCCGTGGTGACGACGTTCGCCGTGGCGATGCGGCCCTGGATCGATGGGCCGCGGTAACCCTTGGCCACGCGGGCGAAGAGGTTCAGGTCCGGGTTCACTTCGTACAGGGCGCTGATATCCCAGCTGACCTGCTCGTCGGCGACCGACTTCACCAGGGCGAGCGACGGGCCAAGCGTTCGGCGGCCGTCGAAGTCACGGCTGTCGTCGGTGTAGCGCAGGCCGCCCGTCAGCTTGAAGGCGTCGGTGACCTGGTAGTTGGCCTGACCGAACAGCGACCAGGAATCCGACTTCTGGACGATGTCGGTGATGATGGTCGGGTTCAGACCGCCGACGCCATTGAAGGTCGCCGAGATCAGGTTGAAGCGCTCGGTCCAGTAGAAGGCGCCGACCTGCCAGCCGAAGCGGCCGTCGCCGTTCGACGAAAGGCGCGTCTCGTAGGTGTACTGCTGCAGCTTGCTGTCCAGCGTGCCGGTCTCGGAGTTGAACGGCGTCTTGTAGGGCGCGCCGGCCGGGGCCGAGGCCACGCCGCCGTCGATGTCGCCGTTGCCGGCCGAGGAGCCCTGATAGGCGCCCAGCACGGTGGTCAGGGTCGCGCCGCCGAAGTCATAGGCCACCTGCAGCGACTGCGAGGTGGTCTTTTGCTTCTGATAGTTGTTGCGGCCGCCGTCGTAATAGACGCGGTCACGGTCGAAGTTGGCGTTCAGTTCGTTGGAGCCCTTGGTCAGCACGTTGGCGCGGTTCATCGTGCCGGTGCCTTCATAGTCGCGGCCCTGCAGGGTCAGCAGGGCGGACATGCGGTCGGTCGGCGTCCAGGCCACGTGAACGCGGGCGGCCTTGTCGTCGAAGTTGCCCAGATCATCGCCGTCCGGATCGGCGAAGCCGGGATTGTAGGCGTTGTCGACCCAGTCATCGCGCGAGTTCCACAGACCGGCGATGCGGACCTGCAGGGTGTCGTGCAGCGGGATGGTGACGCCGGCTTCACCGCGGATCGAGCCGAGGTTGCCGTAGGTCAGCGAGCCGAAGCCGCCGAATTCGTCGGTCGGCTTGACGGTGTCTATCTTGACCACGCCGGCCGGGGTGTTGCGGCCGAACAGGGTGCCTTGCGGACCACGCAGCACTTCCAGCTGCTGGACGTCGAACAGCGGGAAGCCCTTCAGGAAGACGTTCTCGAGCACGACGTCGTCGAGCACCACCGAGACCGGCTGCGAGGCGTTGAAGTCGAAGTCCACGTTGCCGAGGCCGCGGATGTAGAAGCGCGGCGCATAGCGGCCGTTCGAGCTTTCCACCTGCAGGCTGGGCACGCGGGCCGTCAGCGACAGGATGTCGGCGCCGCCGGCGGCGACGGCGGACACCGTTTGTTGGTTCAGCGCCGTGACGGCGAACGGCACGTCACGGATGTTTTCGCTGCGGCGCTGGGCGGTGACGACGATGTCGTCGACGGTCGCCACGTCGGCCGATTGGGCCAGGGCGGGCGTGGAGAGGAGAAGTGCGAGGCTGCTGGCCGTAAAGGCGAGCGCGCTGAGGCGGCGAGTCATTTTGGTATTTATCCCCGAGACACAAAAACGCGGGTGGCCTAGGCCTGCGCCCCCGGAGCGTCCACAAGATAACTTCGATTTGGCCGTGAATTTTTTACGACACGGCCACAGTGGGGCGAAAATGCATCGCTTGACGCCCCCGGGTTGACGCAGGTCATTGCCCGCAACCCGCCCGGATGGAAAGAAAGTTCGTGTCCGACCGCTTCCTTCGCACTGATCGCCGCCGCCTGCTGGGCGGATTGACGGCCACGGCCGCCGCTCCGTTCCTGACCGCCGCCCTTGCTTCGCCGATCGCCGGGCGGGTGCTGGCCATGTCGGACCTGCATTCGGCCTATGAGCGGACGGGCCAGCTACTCGCCGCCCTGGAGGCGGAGGTCGCCCGCCACAAGATTCCGCATGTGATCGCCATCGACGGCGACATCTTCGAGCACGGCAACGTCGTCGCCTTGCGGTCCGGCGGCGCCATCGACTGGGCGTTCCTGGGCGAGCTGCCGAAGATCGCCCCCACCGTGGTCAATCTGGGCAACCACGACAACGACATCACCCTGGACTTGGCCGAGGTGGTCGCCCGCCTGCGCGGTTTGGGGATCACTGTGGTCAGCAACATCATCGACGCGCGGACGAACGCGCCCTACGCCCCGGCCAGCGCCGACATCCCCTTCGGCCGCCGCACCCTTCGGGTCGTCGGCATCGCCACCAATTCGCTGAACACCTATCCGGCCGCCAGCCGCGCGGCCCTGAACATTCCCGCCCCCGGCGCCTGGGCCCGCGCCCATCTCGCAGAGGCCCTGTCCGGGGCGGATCTGGCGATGGTGATGAGCCATGCCGGCGTCGCGGCGGATCGAGAGATCCTGCCCCTGCTGCCCAAGGGCGCGGTGGTGATCGGCGGGCACAACCACCTGCTGTTCAACCACCCGCTCCCGAACGGTGTGTATACGCACACTGGATCCTGGAGCAATGCCTACACGGCTGTCACCATTCGCCCGGGCGTAGGTAGCGACGCCGCCTCTCGGTCCGTTGCTCTGGACGCCGCGCCGTCGCCCCGCATCGCCGCCCTGATCACCCAGACCCTGGCCACGACCCTGACCGAGCAGGAAAAAACCATCCTCGGCCGCTCGCCCAAGGCGCTGACCCTGGGCGAGACCGGGCGCGCCGTGGCGAGCGCCATGGCCAGGGCGGTCGGGGCCGACGCCGGCTTCATCGGCCACACCACTCTGGGGACCGGCCTGCCGGCGGGGCCGGTGTCGCGCTACGCGTTCGACGCGGTGGTGCGGTTCGAGGGCAAGCTGATGGTCGCCGAGGTTTCCCGTGAGCGGCTGGCGGGCTTCATGCGGCGGGCCAACCAGGATCGCCCCATCCCGTTCGACCAGCGCAGCGGCGACTTCCTCTACGCCGCCCAGGCCGCCTCCGGCTCAGGCGAGGGGGTCCGCATCGTCACCACCGACTGGTGCGCGACGAACCAGGCCGAGTATTTCGGCGCATCCGATCTGGTGTTCAGCGAGACGCCGGAGCTTCGCCTGAAGCCCACGGCCGCCAAGGCGCTGCTGGCCTAGACCTCGGACCACATCCGCAGAAGGTTATGATAGGTCCCGGTCAGGGCGACCAGGGAGGGATCATTGGCGCCCACCTGGCCGGCCAGGCGCTGGATGGCCACGTCCATGTCGAACAGCAGGGCCCGCTGGGCGTCCTGGCGCACCAGGCTCTGGATCCAGAAGAAGGACGAAATCCGCGCCCCACGCGTCACCGGCTCGACCCGGTGCAGGCTGGAGGCGGGATAGAGGATCAGGTCGCCGGCCGGCAGCTTGACCTCGTGGACCCCATAGGTGTCGTCCACCAGCAGCTGGCCGCCGTCATAGTCCTCGGGCTCGGTGAGGAAGAGGGTCGCCGACAAATCGCTGCGGATGCGCATGCCGTCGGGGGCCACGCGGATCGAATTGTCCACGTGGTCGCCGAAGGTCTGGCCGGGGCCGTAGTGGTTGAACAGCGGCGGAAACACCTTCAGCGGCAGGCCGGCGGCCACGAACAGCGGGTTCTTCTCCAGCGCGTCGAGGATGGCGGCGCCGGCGTCCCGCGCGGCCTGGGAGCCTTCCGGCAATTGCAGGTTGGCCTTGGCCATCCGCGACTGGCTGCCCGACGTGGCGTTGCCGTCGATCCAGTCCGCAGCGTCGATCACCTCGCGCAGGCGCGCGACCTGCGCCTTGCTCAGGACCTCGGGGATGTGAAGCATCATGGCGGGGCTCTCCTGGAACCGGAGCCTTAAACGAATGTGCGCCCCGTCCAAGGGCCATTGGACGGGGCGCGGCGAGCCGGCGTGGGAGGGAGCTCCGCGCCGGCCCGTAGACTAGTAGCGGACGTTCAGGGTCACGATGGCCTGGCGGCCGGGCCCGTAGTCGGCGTGGTGCACGCCGTTGGTCCGCGCGATGTACTTCTCGTCGCCCAGGTTCTGGACGTTGAGCTGCACGTCGATGTTCTCGTTGATCGCGTAGGCCGCGAAGGCGTCGAAGCGCCAGTACGACGGGGCGTAGATGGTGTTGGCGCCGCCGCCGGCGCCGCCCTGGTTGCCGCCGAAGCTCTTCGACACGTAGTAGGCGCCGCCGCCCACCGACAGCGCGTCCAGGACCTTGTAGGTCGAGAACAGGCTGAAGCTGTGCTTGGGCGTGTTGGCCAGCGGATCGCCGACATTGACATTGTTGTAGGCGCCGCGGACCAGCTCGCTGTCCATGTAGGTGTAGCCGCCGAACACCTGCCACTTGTCGGTGACATTGCCCGAGACGCCCAGCTCGACACCCTGGACCTCGGCTTCACCGACCTGCGCGTAGACGCCCGCGGCGACCTGGATCTGGGCGTTTTCACGCTTGGTTTTGAAGGCGGCCGCCGACAGCTGCAGCTGGTCGTGGAACAGCGCCCACTTCACGCCGGCCTCGATGCTTTCGCTCTCTTCCGGCTCCAGCATCTCGGTGGCCAGGTTGCCCGTGCCGACGCCCGACGTGGTGTTCTGGTCGCCGCCCGCGATGGTCGGCGGGGTCGAGGCCGTGCCGTAGGAGACGTAGACGCTGATGTTGGCCGTCGGCTTGTAGATCAGGCCGACCTGATAGTTGAAGAAGTCCCAGTCGCCCTTGCGCGGCGTGGTGTAGGTCACGCCGGTGACCACGCCGTTGGCGCTGGTCGAGGCGGCGTTGACGCCGTTGGTGTTGTACTGGTCGTAGCGGGCGCCGAGGTTCAGCTTCCACTTTTCGCCAAAGCTGATCGTGTCGAAGGCGTAGAGGCCGCCTGACTGAGTCCGGGCCTTGGAGACCGGACCCAGGTTGACCACGCCCTGCCACGGATCGTTCGGATTCGGCGCGAACAGACGCGTGCAGTCGCCGATGCCCGCCGTGGTGACGTTGTTGATGAAGCCCGTCGGGCAGGCCGCGCCGGCGGTCGTGTAGATCAGGTAGGAGGCGTTGTCGTTGACCTCCTTGCTCAGCTCCACCCCGGCGGCGAAGTTGTGGGTCAGGACGCCGGTGGCGAACTCGCCATAGACTTCGGTGATGTTGGCGACCGTGGTCGCCTCATTCCAGCGGGACTTGGTGCCGCGCTTCATCCACCATTCGCCGGCCACGAACTGGGCCGCGCCGCCGTCGCCGGGGTTGGTGACGATGTAGTCGTTCACGGTCTGCGAATAGCGGAAGACGTTGCGGATCGAGATCTTGTCGGTCAGGTCATGCTCGACGAAGAGCGTGCCGATGTCGGCCTGCGTCTTCATGAAGTCACGCGCCTTGAGACCGTAGAAGGTCCCCATGCCGACCGGCAGCACGCCGCTCTTGGTGCGCGGGAAACCGGCGGCCTTGGTCATCAGCGGCACGCCGTAGTCCGGCATGTCGTCGCTTTCCAGATGATAGTAGCTGGCCGTGACGCGAGTGTCCGTGCCCAGGCCGTAGCTGATGGCGGCCAGGACGCCGAAGCGCTCGAAGTCCACCGCGTCGCCGCGGCCCGGAACGTCGC contains the following coding sequences:
- a CDS encoding Fe2+-dependent dioxygenase; translated protein: MMLHIPEVLSKAQVARLREVIDAADWIDGNATSGSQSRMAKANLQLPEGSQAARDAGAAILDALEKNPLFVAAGLPLKVFPPLFNHYGPGQTFGDHVDNSIRVAPDGMRIRSDLSATLFLTEPEDYDGGQLLVDDTYGVHEVKLPAGDLILYPASSLHRVEPVTRGARISSFFWIQSLVRQDAQRALLFDMDVAIQRLAGQVGANDPSLVALTGTYHNLLRMWSEV
- a CDS encoding metallophosphoesterase; its protein translation is MSDRFLRTDRRRLLGGLTATAAAPFLTAALASPIAGRVLAMSDLHSAYERTGQLLAALEAEVARHKIPHVIAIDGDIFEHGNVVALRSGGAIDWAFLGELPKIAPTVVNLGNHDNDITLDLAEVVARLRGLGITVVSNIIDARTNAPYAPASADIPFGRRTLRVVGIATNSLNTYPAASRAALNIPAPGAWARAHLAEALSGADLAMVMSHAGVAADREILPLLPKGAVVIGGHNHLLFNHPLPNGVYTHTGSWSNAYTAVTIRPGVGSDAASRSVALDAAPSPRIAALITQTLATTLTEQEKTILGRSPKALTLGETGRAVASAMARAVGADAGFIGHTTLGTGLPAGPVSRYAFDAVVRFEGKLMVAEVSRERLAGFMRRANQDRPIPFDQRSGDFLYAAQAASGSGEGVRIVTTDWCATNQAEYFGASDLVFSETPELRLKPTAAKALLA
- a CDS encoding TonB-dependent receptor, translating into MTRRLSALAFTASSLALLLSTPALAQSADVATVDDIVVTAQRRSENIRDVPFAVTALNQQTVSAVAAGGADILSLTARVPSLQVESSNGRYAPRFYIRGLGNVDFDFNASQPVSVVLDDVVLENVFLKGFPLFDVQQLEVLRGPQGTLFGRNTPAGVVKIDTVKPTDEFGGFGSLTYGNLGSIRGEAGVTIPLHDTLQVRIAGLWNSRDDWVDNAYNPGFADPDGDDLGNFDDKAARVHVAWTPTDRMSALLTLQGRDYEGTGTMNRANVLTKGSNELNANFDRDRVYYDGGRNNYQKQKTTSQSLQVAYDFGGATLTTVLGAYQGSSAGNGDIDGGVASAPAGAPYKTPFNSETGTLDSKLQQYTYETRLSSNGDGRFGWQVGAFYWTERFNLISATFNGVGGLNPTIITDIVQKSDSWSLFGQANYQVTDAFKLTGGLRYTDDSRDFDGRRTLGPSLALVKSVADEQVSWDISALYEVNPDLNLFARVAKGYRGPSIQGRIATANVVTTADSETVMSYETGLKARLWDGRARFNATAYYYEVSDPQFTAIGGEGNFNQLINADKGEGYGIELDGDVYLGAGFSVAGGFAWNHTEIKDTDLLVAFCGANCTVTDPIVNVGTTRRANINGNPFPQAPKYTANITLNYVHALGNGSELFASTDWVMQKDFNLFLYELVEFMQDTAFEGGVRAGWRDAARGIEAAVYARNITDEENVIGAIDFNNLTAFVNEPRTYGVQVTKRF
- a CDS encoding SDR family NAD(P)-dependent oxidoreductase, producing the protein MAGRLDGKVAVITGGCSGIGLGTVELFVAEGAKVIAADLQDQKGAMLESRFPEAVRYIHCDVTKEKEVAAAIALSKTEFGGLDILFNNAGHGGCPTGVQEMDIPAWDDTYAVLLRGPAIGMHYAVPLMLERGGGSIINTASIAGLQAGFGPICYSTMKSAVIHLSRTAAAELSPQKIRVNAICPGLIATSIFGASVGLPRDVADQMAARVVEIGPRIQPIPKAGLPEDIAKAVLFLASDDSIFVTGTHLVVDGGITIGGRQSWDKNAPSPLLAAMGMTAEQAEEMRKAAKAREAAG